A single Lolium perenne isolate Kyuss_39 chromosome 6, Kyuss_2.0, whole genome shotgun sequence DNA region contains:
- the LOC127307839 gene encoding auxin-responsive protein IAA7 isoform X1, which produces MEDAEIRKSRGVCSTALFLNWVGRTAEQDQEEEEKTLELSLGLPGGGRRRTACREKGKHPAVDGSVDLSLGYSTLVPNSQGKTNGSPEAVTRNALAAPNNNSSQTSCRSPGAPVVGWPPVRASRRNLASSSRAAALEQQNVKKAVKAEETKRAPFVKVNMDGIPIGRKIDLNAFNSYEKLSVAVDKLFRHLLAAQRDPRTEECPPEEVAISGLLDGTGEYTLVYEDYEGDRVLVGDVPWGMFVSSAKRLRVLKTSDLSSSLITSNRKRTAADC; this is translated from the exons ATGGAGGATGCAGAGATCAGGAAGAGCAGAGGCGTCTGCTCGACGGCGCTCTTTCTCAACTGGGTGGGCAGGACAGCTGAACaggaccaagaggaggaagagaagacgCTCGAGCTCAGCCTTGGGCTCCCCGGAGGAGGCCGCAGGAGGACGGCGTGCAGGGAGAAAGGCAAGCACCCTGCCGTCGACGGCTCCGTCGACCTCTCTCTTGGCTACTCTACGCTTGTCCCCAACTCACAAG GCAAGACAAACGGGTCCCCAGAAGCAGTTACACGGAATGCACTTGCTGCACCAAACAATAATAGCTCCCAGACAAG TTGCAGATCTCCTGGTGCTCCTGTTGTTGGATGGCCTCCTGTTCGCGCATCCAGAAGAAACCTGGCTAGTTCTAGCAGAGCAGCAGCCCTTGAACAACAAAATGTGAAAAAGGCTGTGAAGGCTGAAGAGACCAAGAGAGCTCCATTTGTGAAGGTTAACATGGATGGTATCCCTATTGGTAGGAAGATTGACCTGAACGCCTTCAATAGCTACGAGAAGCTTtctgtagctgtcgacaaattgttCCGGCACCTTCTTGCGG CCCAAAGAGATCCTCGCACAGAGGAGTGTCCTCCGGAAGAGGTGGCAATATCTGGTCTACTAGATGgaactggggagtacactctggtTTATGAGGATTATGAAGGTGACAGAGTACTGGTTGGAGATGTTCCATGGGG AATGTTCGTTTCATCAGCGAAGAGGCTGCGAGTGCTGAAGACGTCTGACCTCTCTTCATCT CTAATCACTTCAAACCGGAAGAGAACAGCAGCTGATTGTTGA
- the LOC127307839 gene encoding auxin-responsive protein IAA7 isoform X2 has product MEDAEIRKSRGVCSTALFLNWVGRTAEQDQEEEEKTLELSLGLPGGGRRRTACREKGKHPAVDGSVDLSLGYSTLVPNSQGKTNGSPEAVTRNALAAPNNNSSQTRSPGAPVVGWPPVRASRRNLASSSRAAALEQQNVKKAVKAEETKRAPFVKVNMDGIPIGRKIDLNAFNSYEKLSVAVDKLFRHLLAAQRDPRTEECPPEEVAISGLLDGTGEYTLVYEDYEGDRVLVGDVPWGMFVSSAKRLRVLKTSDLSSSLITSNRKRTAADC; this is encoded by the exons ATGGAGGATGCAGAGATCAGGAAGAGCAGAGGCGTCTGCTCGACGGCGCTCTTTCTCAACTGGGTGGGCAGGACAGCTGAACaggaccaagaggaggaagagaagacgCTCGAGCTCAGCCTTGGGCTCCCCGGAGGAGGCCGCAGGAGGACGGCGTGCAGGGAGAAAGGCAAGCACCCTGCCGTCGACGGCTCCGTCGACCTCTCTCTTGGCTACTCTACGCTTGTCCCCAACTCACAAG GCAAGACAAACGGGTCCCCAGAAGCAGTTACACGGAATGCACTTGCTGCACCAAACAATAATAGCTCCCAGACAAG ATCTCCTGGTGCTCCTGTTGTTGGATGGCCTCCTGTTCGCGCATCCAGAAGAAACCTGGCTAGTTCTAGCAGAGCAGCAGCCCTTGAACAACAAAATGTGAAAAAGGCTGTGAAGGCTGAAGAGACCAAGAGAGCTCCATTTGTGAAGGTTAACATGGATGGTATCCCTATTGGTAGGAAGATTGACCTGAACGCCTTCAATAGCTACGAGAAGCTTtctgtagctgtcgacaaattgttCCGGCACCTTCTTGCGG CCCAAAGAGATCCTCGCACAGAGGAGTGTCCTCCGGAAGAGGTGGCAATATCTGGTCTACTAGATGgaactggggagtacactctggtTTATGAGGATTATGAAGGTGACAGAGTACTGGTTGGAGATGTTCCATGGGG AATGTTCGTTTCATCAGCGAAGAGGCTGCGAGTGCTGAAGACGTCTGACCTCTCTTCATCT CTAATCACTTCAAACCGGAAGAGAACAGCAGCTGATTGTTGA
- the LOC127307840 gene encoding small ribosomal subunit protein eS24z, translated as MSDTKTQPAVTLRTRKFMTNRLLSRKQFVLEVIHPGRANVSKADLKDKLSRIYDVKDSNCIFVFKFRTHFGGGKSTGFGLIYDSLEAAKKFEPKYRLIRNGLATKVEKSRKQIKERKNRTKKIRGVKKTKAGEAAKKK; from the exons ATGTCGGACACGAAGACACAGCCCGCGGTGACGCTCCGCACCCGCAAGTTCATGACGAACCGCCTCCTCTCCCGCAAGCAGTTCGTGCTCGAGGTGATCCACCCCGGCCGCGCCAACGTCTCCAAG GCGGATCTCAAGGATAAGCTGTCGAGGATTTACGATGTCAAGGACTCGAACTGCATCTTCGTCTTCAAGTTCCGCACCCACTTCGGAGGCGGCAAGTCCACCGGCTTCGGCCTCATCTACGACAGCCTCGAGGCCGCCAAGAAGTTCGAGCCCAAGTACAGGCTGATCAGG AATGGTCTGGCCACCAAGGTAGAGAAGTCACGTAAGCAGATCAAGGAGAGGAAGAACAGGACCAAGAAGATCCGTGGTGTGAAGAAG ACCAAGGCTGGGGAAGCAGCGAAGAAGAAGTGA